A window from Triticum aestivum cultivar Chinese Spring chromosome 6D, IWGSC CS RefSeq v2.1, whole genome shotgun sequence encodes these proteins:
- the LOC123143044 gene encoding cold-responsive protein kinase 1 isoform X2, with product MDNEGSNVKNFLHANGHVVLERVDNNYNLRSFTQKEIEDITGGYGIVLGEGGFGKVYKGKLDNHRPVAVKIYKNGTKKEEFAKEVIVHSQINHKNVVRLFGCCTDVNALTIVMEFVCNGNLYNILHCCSSNANGSIPFPLDKRLDIAIESAEALSCMHSMYSPVLHGDIKPANILLDENLRPKISDFGIARLLAADETQHTRHVIGCIGYMDPLFCQSGILTPKNDVYSFGVVLLEIITRKKAVDGNIILAQTFAEAPRKGKKMRQMFDVEIANDKKNMKFLEDVAKLAAECLKMEGKMRPEMVEVADRLRTIRKAYHQRKGRSSAGSNSGLTISGKTEDVPSPIPLTTATVKNTDGILPSAVPTISMDDLKEITRNFSNDALIGEGSNNKVFFGVLKDGHKSAIKKHRPTTKNILEVPMVSRFKHENVIQLLGYCVEGGNHILAYEYASRGSLYDILHGKKNVWGAEPGPILSWAQRVKISMGAATGLEFLHEKAQPSVVHDGIKSSNIFLFDSDVAKIGWPSVSRQPPIDNILLDRINFPPGYGYDAPEYVMNEQLSTMSDVYSFGVVLLELLTGRKAVDSTLPSGKSLVTWATPRLSECKVQECVDKRLGGDYPPKAVAKEFSCGASAHGRWIGGPLVLWSSE from the exons ATGGATAATGAAGGGAGCAATGTTAAAAATTTCCTTCATGCTAATGGACATGTGGTGCTTGAAAGAGTGGATAACAACTATAATCTAAGATCTTTCACTCAAAAAGAGATAGAAGACATCACCGGTGGGTATGGCATCGTGCTGGGAGAAGGGGGGTTTGGTAAGGTTTACAAAGGAAAACTCGATAATCATCGTCCAGTCGCAGTAAAGATATACAAAAATGGAACCAAGAAAGAAGAGTTTGCCAAAGAGGTGATAGTGCATTCCCAGATAAATCACAAGAATGTTGTCAGACTGTTTGGTTGCTGCACAGATGTAAATGCTCTTACGATCGTTATGGAGTTTGTATGCAATGGCAACCTCTACAACATCCTCCACTGCTGCAGCAGCAATGCTAATGGTTCTATCCCCTTCCCATTGGACAAACGTCTGGACATCGCCATTGAGTCAGCTGAAGCATTATCATGCATGCATTCAATGTATAGTCCTGTTCTTCATGGTGACATCAAACCTGCTAATATATTGCTAGATGAAAATCTTCGGCCAAAGATATCGGATTTTGGGATAGCAAGATTGCTTGCTGCTGATGAGACACAACATACCAGACATGTCATTGGTTGCATAGGTTACATGGACCCTTTGTTTTGTCAGAGTGGAATACTAACCCCCAAAAATGATGTATACAGTTTTGGAGTCGTTCTGCTGGAAATCATCACCCGAAAGAAAGCTGTGGATGGGAACATCATCCTTGCTCAAACTTTTGCTGAAGCCCCGAGAAAAGGGAAAAAGATGAGACAAATGTTTGATGTGGAAATTGCGAATGATAAAAAGAACATGAAATTTCTTGAAGATGTTGCAAAACTAGCAGCCGAGTGCTTAAAAATGGAGGGCAAAATGCGTCCTGAAATGGTTGAAGTAGCAGATAGACTTAGAACAATTAGAAAAGCTTACCACCAGCGCAAGGGTAGAAGTTCTGCAG GTAGCAACTCTGGTCTTACTATAAGTGGAAAGACAGAGGATGTGCCTTCCCCTATCCCTCTTACCACTGCTACTGTCAAAAACACGGACGGAATTCTACCATCAGCGGTACCGACCATTTCCATGGATGACCTGAAGGAAATAACCAGGAACTTTAGCAATGATGCTCTAATAGGAGAGGGCTCAAACAATAAAGTTTTTTTCGGAGTGCTGAAAGATGGACATAAATCTGCGATCAAGAAGCATAGGCCTACTACAAAAAATATTTTGGAG GTTCCGATGGTCTCAAGATTCAAACATGAAAATGTTATCCAGCTTCTCGGATACTGTGTTGAAGGAGGCAACCACATTCTTGCTTATGAGTATGCATCCAGGGGATCCTTGTACGATATTCTTCATG GTAAAAAGAATGTCTGGGGAGCTGAACCAGGACCGATTCTATCCTGGGCGCAGCGTGTGAAGATTTCCATGGGTGCTGCAACTGGGCTAGAATTCCTCCACGAGAAGGCACAGCCTTCCGTTGTCCACGATGGCATCAAATCCAGCAATATATTTCTCTTTGACAGTGACGTTGCAAAAATTGGTTGGCCTAGTGTTTCCAGACAGCCCCCTATAGACAATATCCTTTTGGATCGTATTAACTTTCCTCCCGGTTACGGTTATGATGCGCCTGA GTATGTAATGAACGAACAACTTTCTACAATGAGTGATGTCTACAGCTTCGGGGTCGTGCTGCTGGAACTTTTAACCGGTCGAAAGGCAGTTGATTCTACACTACCCAGTGGCAAATCCCTCGTGACATGG GCTACACCAAGACTTTCTGAATGCAAGGTGCAAGAATGCGTGGATAAGAGGCTAGGAGGAGATTACCCTCCTAAGGCTGTCGCAAAG GAATTTTCCTGTGGTGCTAGCGCTCATGGTCGTTGGATTGGCGGACCTTTGGTCCTTTGGTCGTCGGAATAA
- the LOC123143044 gene encoding serine/threonine-protein kinase PBL36 isoform X1, which yields MDNEGSNVKNFLHANGHVVLERVDNNYNLRSFTQKEIEDITGGYGIVLGEGGFGKVYKGKLDNHRPVAVKIYKNGTKKEEFAKEVIVHSQINHKNVVRLFGCCTDVNALTIVMEFVCNGNLYNILHCCSSNANGSIPFPLDKRLDIAIESAEALSCMHSMYSPVLHGDIKPANILLDENLRPKISDFGIARLLAADETQHTRHVIGCIGYMDPLFCQSGILTPKNDVYSFGVVLLEIITRKKAVDGNIILAQTFAEAPRKGKKMRQMFDVEIANDKKNMKFLEDVAKLAAECLKMEGKMRPEMVEVADRLRTIRKAYHQRKGRSSAGSNSGLTISGKTEDVPSPIPLTTATVKNTDGILPSAVPTISMDDLKEITRNFSNDALIGEGSNNKVFFGVLKDGHKSAIKKHRPTTKNILEVPMVSRFKHENVIQLLGYCVEGGNHILAYEYASRGSLYDILHGKKNVWGAEPGPILSWAQRVKISMGAATGLEFLHEKAQPSVVHDGIKSSNIFLFDSDVAKIGWPSVSRQPPIDNILLDRINFPPGYGYDAPEYVMNEQLSTMSDVYSFGVVLLELLTGRKAVDSTLPSGKSLVTWATPRLSECKVQECVDKRLGGDYPPKAVAKMAAIAALCVQYEADFRPRMSVVVQLLRTISADNEAHLESEASSKQ from the exons ATGGATAATGAAGGGAGCAATGTTAAAAATTTCCTTCATGCTAATGGACATGTGGTGCTTGAAAGAGTGGATAACAACTATAATCTAAGATCTTTCACTCAAAAAGAGATAGAAGACATCACCGGTGGGTATGGCATCGTGCTGGGAGAAGGGGGGTTTGGTAAGGTTTACAAAGGAAAACTCGATAATCATCGTCCAGTCGCAGTAAAGATATACAAAAATGGAACCAAGAAAGAAGAGTTTGCCAAAGAGGTGATAGTGCATTCCCAGATAAATCACAAGAATGTTGTCAGACTGTTTGGTTGCTGCACAGATGTAAATGCTCTTACGATCGTTATGGAGTTTGTATGCAATGGCAACCTCTACAACATCCTCCACTGCTGCAGCAGCAATGCTAATGGTTCTATCCCCTTCCCATTGGACAAACGTCTGGACATCGCCATTGAGTCAGCTGAAGCATTATCATGCATGCATTCAATGTATAGTCCTGTTCTTCATGGTGACATCAAACCTGCTAATATATTGCTAGATGAAAATCTTCGGCCAAAGATATCGGATTTTGGGATAGCAAGATTGCTTGCTGCTGATGAGACACAACATACCAGACATGTCATTGGTTGCATAGGTTACATGGACCCTTTGTTTTGTCAGAGTGGAATACTAACCCCCAAAAATGATGTATACAGTTTTGGAGTCGTTCTGCTGGAAATCATCACCCGAAAGAAAGCTGTGGATGGGAACATCATCCTTGCTCAAACTTTTGCTGAAGCCCCGAGAAAAGGGAAAAAGATGAGACAAATGTTTGATGTGGAAATTGCGAATGATAAAAAGAACATGAAATTTCTTGAAGATGTTGCAAAACTAGCAGCCGAGTGCTTAAAAATGGAGGGCAAAATGCGTCCTGAAATGGTTGAAGTAGCAGATAGACTTAGAACAATTAGAAAAGCTTACCACCAGCGCAAGGGTAGAAGTTCTGCAG GTAGCAACTCTGGTCTTACTATAAGTGGAAAGACAGAGGATGTGCCTTCCCCTATCCCTCTTACCACTGCTACTGTCAAAAACACGGACGGAATTCTACCATCAGCGGTACCGACCATTTCCATGGATGACCTGAAGGAAATAACCAGGAACTTTAGCAATGATGCTCTAATAGGAGAGGGCTCAAACAATAAAGTTTTTTTCGGAGTGCTGAAAGATGGACATAAATCTGCGATCAAGAAGCATAGGCCTACTACAAAAAATATTTTGGAG GTTCCGATGGTCTCAAGATTCAAACATGAAAATGTTATCCAGCTTCTCGGATACTGTGTTGAAGGAGGCAACCACATTCTTGCTTATGAGTATGCATCCAGGGGATCCTTGTACGATATTCTTCATG GTAAAAAGAATGTCTGGGGAGCTGAACCAGGACCGATTCTATCCTGGGCGCAGCGTGTGAAGATTTCCATGGGTGCTGCAACTGGGCTAGAATTCCTCCACGAGAAGGCACAGCCTTCCGTTGTCCACGATGGCATCAAATCCAGCAATATATTTCTCTTTGACAGTGACGTTGCAAAAATTGGTTGGCCTAGTGTTTCCAGACAGCCCCCTATAGACAATATCCTTTTGGATCGTATTAACTTTCCTCCCGGTTACGGTTATGATGCGCCTGA GTATGTAATGAACGAACAACTTTCTACAATGAGTGATGTCTACAGCTTCGGGGTCGTGCTGCTGGAACTTTTAACCGGTCGAAAGGCAGTTGATTCTACACTACCCAGTGGCAAATCCCTCGTGACATGG GCTACACCAAGACTTTCTGAATGCAAGGTGCAAGAATGCGTGGATAAGAGGCTAGGAGGAGATTACCCTCCTAAGGCTGTCGCAAAG ATGGCTGCAATCGCGGCGCTTTGTGTACAGTACGAGGCGGACTTCCGGCCACGAATGAGCGTCGTCGTCCAGCTTCTGAGGACTATTTCCGCCGATAATGAAGCACATCTGGAGTCTGAGGCATCGTCCAAGCAGTGA
- the LOC123143044 gene encoding cold-responsive protein kinase 1 isoform X3: MDNEGSNVKNFLHANGHVVLERVDNNYNLRSFTQKEIEDITGGYGIVLGEGGFGKVYKGKLDNHRPVAVKIYKNGTKKEEFAKEVIVHSQINHKNVVRLFGCCTDVNALTIVMEFVCNGNLYNILHCCSSNANGSIPFPLDKRLDIAIESAEALSCMHSMYSPVLHGDIKPANILLDENLRPKISDFGIARLLAADETQHTRHVIGCIGYMDPLFCQSGILTPKNDVYSFGVVLLEIITRKKAVDGNIILAQTFAEAPRKGKKMRQMFDVEIANDKKNMKFLEDVAKLAAECLKMEGKMRPEMVEVADRLRTIRKAYHQRKGRSSAGSNSGLTISGKTEDVPSPIPLTTATVKNTDGILPSAVPTISMDDLKEITRNFSNDALIGEGSNNKVFFGVLKDGHKSAIKKHRPTTKNILEVPMVSRFKHENVIQLLGYCVEGGNHILAYEYASRGSLYDILHGKKNVWGAEPGPILSWAQRVKISMGAATGLEFLHEKAQPSVVHDGIKSSNIFLFDSDVAKIGWPSVSRQPPIDNILLDRINFPPGYGYDAPEYVMNEQLSTMSDVYSFGVVLLELLTGRKAVDSTLPSGKSLVTWATPRLSECKVQECVDKRLGGDYPPKAVAKGSDH; encoded by the exons ATGGATAATGAAGGGAGCAATGTTAAAAATTTCCTTCATGCTAATGGACATGTGGTGCTTGAAAGAGTGGATAACAACTATAATCTAAGATCTTTCACTCAAAAAGAGATAGAAGACATCACCGGTGGGTATGGCATCGTGCTGGGAGAAGGGGGGTTTGGTAAGGTTTACAAAGGAAAACTCGATAATCATCGTCCAGTCGCAGTAAAGATATACAAAAATGGAACCAAGAAAGAAGAGTTTGCCAAAGAGGTGATAGTGCATTCCCAGATAAATCACAAGAATGTTGTCAGACTGTTTGGTTGCTGCACAGATGTAAATGCTCTTACGATCGTTATGGAGTTTGTATGCAATGGCAACCTCTACAACATCCTCCACTGCTGCAGCAGCAATGCTAATGGTTCTATCCCCTTCCCATTGGACAAACGTCTGGACATCGCCATTGAGTCAGCTGAAGCATTATCATGCATGCATTCAATGTATAGTCCTGTTCTTCATGGTGACATCAAACCTGCTAATATATTGCTAGATGAAAATCTTCGGCCAAAGATATCGGATTTTGGGATAGCAAGATTGCTTGCTGCTGATGAGACACAACATACCAGACATGTCATTGGTTGCATAGGTTACATGGACCCTTTGTTTTGTCAGAGTGGAATACTAACCCCCAAAAATGATGTATACAGTTTTGGAGTCGTTCTGCTGGAAATCATCACCCGAAAGAAAGCTGTGGATGGGAACATCATCCTTGCTCAAACTTTTGCTGAAGCCCCGAGAAAAGGGAAAAAGATGAGACAAATGTTTGATGTGGAAATTGCGAATGATAAAAAGAACATGAAATTTCTTGAAGATGTTGCAAAACTAGCAGCCGAGTGCTTAAAAATGGAGGGCAAAATGCGTCCTGAAATGGTTGAAGTAGCAGATAGACTTAGAACAATTAGAAAAGCTTACCACCAGCGCAAGGGTAGAAGTTCTGCAG GTAGCAACTCTGGTCTTACTATAAGTGGAAAGACAGAGGATGTGCCTTCCCCTATCCCTCTTACCACTGCTACTGTCAAAAACACGGACGGAATTCTACCATCAGCGGTACCGACCATTTCCATGGATGACCTGAAGGAAATAACCAGGAACTTTAGCAATGATGCTCTAATAGGAGAGGGCTCAAACAATAAAGTTTTTTTCGGAGTGCTGAAAGATGGACATAAATCTGCGATCAAGAAGCATAGGCCTACTACAAAAAATATTTTGGAG GTTCCGATGGTCTCAAGATTCAAACATGAAAATGTTATCCAGCTTCTCGGATACTGTGTTGAAGGAGGCAACCACATTCTTGCTTATGAGTATGCATCCAGGGGATCCTTGTACGATATTCTTCATG GTAAAAAGAATGTCTGGGGAGCTGAACCAGGACCGATTCTATCCTGGGCGCAGCGTGTGAAGATTTCCATGGGTGCTGCAACTGGGCTAGAATTCCTCCACGAGAAGGCACAGCCTTCCGTTGTCCACGATGGCATCAAATCCAGCAATATATTTCTCTTTGACAGTGACGTTGCAAAAATTGGTTGGCCTAGTGTTTCCAGACAGCCCCCTATAGACAATATCCTTTTGGATCGTATTAACTTTCCTCCCGGTTACGGTTATGATGCGCCTGA GTATGTAATGAACGAACAACTTTCTACAATGAGTGATGTCTACAGCTTCGGGGTCGTGCTGCTGGAACTTTTAACCGGTCGAAAGGCAGTTGATTCTACACTACCCAGTGGCAAATCCCTCGTGACATGG GCTACACCAAGACTTTCTGAATGCAAGGTGCAAGAATGCGTGGATAAGAGGCTAGGAGGAGATTACCCTCCTAAGGCTGTCGCAAAG GGGAGTGATCACTGA
- the LOC123143044 gene encoding pto-interacting protein 1 isoform X4, whose product MDDLKEITRNFSNDALIGEGSNNKVFFGVLKDGHKSAIKKHRPTTKNILEVPMVSRFKHENVIQLLGYCVEGGNHILAYEYASRGSLYDILHGKKNVWGAEPGPILSWAQRVKISMGAATGLEFLHEKAQPSVVHDGIKSSNIFLFDSDVAKIGWPSVSRQPPIDNILLDRINFPPGYGYDAPEYVMNEQLSTMSDVYSFGVVLLELLTGRKAVDSTLPSGKSLVTWATPRLSECKVQECVDKRLGGDYPPKAVAKMAAIAALCVQYEADFRPRMSVVVQLLRTISADNEAHLESEASSKQ is encoded by the exons ATGGATGACCTGAAGGAAATAACCAGGAACTTTAGCAATGATGCTCTAATAGGAGAGGGCTCAAACAATAAAGTTTTTTTCGGAGTGCTGAAAGATGGACATAAATCTGCGATCAAGAAGCATAGGCCTACTACAAAAAATATTTTGGAG GTTCCGATGGTCTCAAGATTCAAACATGAAAATGTTATCCAGCTTCTCGGATACTGTGTTGAAGGAGGCAACCACATTCTTGCTTATGAGTATGCATCCAGGGGATCCTTGTACGATATTCTTCATG GTAAAAAGAATGTCTGGGGAGCTGAACCAGGACCGATTCTATCCTGGGCGCAGCGTGTGAAGATTTCCATGGGTGCTGCAACTGGGCTAGAATTCCTCCACGAGAAGGCACAGCCTTCCGTTGTCCACGATGGCATCAAATCCAGCAATATATTTCTCTTTGACAGTGACGTTGCAAAAATTGGTTGGCCTAGTGTTTCCAGACAGCCCCCTATAGACAATATCCTTTTGGATCGTATTAACTTTCCTCCCGGTTACGGTTATGATGCGCCTGA GTATGTAATGAACGAACAACTTTCTACAATGAGTGATGTCTACAGCTTCGGGGTCGTGCTGCTGGAACTTTTAACCGGTCGAAAGGCAGTTGATTCTACACTACCCAGTGGCAAATCCCTCGTGACATGG GCTACACCAAGACTTTCTGAATGCAAGGTGCAAGAATGCGTGGATAAGAGGCTAGGAGGAGATTACCCTCCTAAGGCTGTCGCAAAG ATGGCTGCAATCGCGGCGCTTTGTGTACAGTACGAGGCGGACTTCCGGCCACGAATGAGCGTCGTCGTCCAGCTTCTGAGGACTATTTCCGCCGATAATGAAGCACATCTGGAGTCTGAGGCATCGTCCAAGCAGTGA